A region from the Pseudomonas sp. KU26590 genome encodes:
- a CDS encoding methyl-accepting chemotaxis protein: MTASVADVAQNTEGAARAAEQASQASGKGLGVMQQTRQTIEALAGEVDLSAQKVAALALHSQEIGGVIEVIRNIADQTNLLALNAAIEAARAGEQGRGFAVVADEVRTLASRTQNSTAEIQRIIQQLQVATSAAVEQMKAGKDRAQDCLTSADQTSSSLNAINEGVESIVGMNTQIASAAVQQHAVSEDINRNVTEIRNGTFVLMEGIEDNAVTADEMSLLAGELRTVVGRFKL, from the coding sequence ATGACTGCCAGTGTCGCCGACGTCGCCCAGAACACCGAAGGCGCGGCACGTGCAGCGGAACAAGCCAGCCAGGCCTCGGGCAAAGGCCTGGGCGTGATGCAGCAGACCCGCCAGACCATCGAGGCGCTGGCCGGCGAAGTCGACCTCAGCGCGCAGAAAGTCGCGGCGCTGGCGCTGCACAGTCAGGAGATCGGCGGGGTCATTGAAGTGATCCGCAACATCGCCGACCAGACCAACCTGCTCGCCCTCAACGCCGCCATCGAAGCCGCCCGCGCCGGCGAGCAAGGCCGTGGCTTTGCCGTGGTCGCGGACGAAGTGAGAACCCTGGCTTCCCGCACGCAGAACTCCACCGCCGAAATCCAGCGGATCATCCAGCAATTGCAGGTGGCAACCAGCGCCGCCGTGGAGCAGATGAAAGCGGGCAAAGACCGGGCGCAGGATTGCCTGACGTCGGCCGATCAGACGTCCTCAAGCCTGAACGCGATCAACGAAGGCGTGGAGTCGATCGTCGGCATGAATACCCAGATCGCCAGCGCTGCCGTTCAGCAGCACGCCGTGTCCGAGGACATCAACCGCAACGTCACCGAGATCCGCAACGGCACCTTCGTGTTGATGGAAGGCATCGAGGACAACGCGGTAACGGCGGATGAAATGTCGCTGCTGGCCGGCGAACTGCGCACCGTGGTCGGTCGCTTCAAGCTCTGA